In Pengzhenrongella sicca, a single genomic region encodes these proteins:
- a CDS encoding 4-(cytidine 5'-diphospho)-2-C-methyl-D-erythritol kinase — translation MTSLGQLRTDREVRVRAPGKVNLSLRVGTREPDGYHPLATVFQAVSLYEEVVARTASTRTVTVSGEQADLVPTDPTNLALRAADLLAEHAGIDAGVHLHLHKAVPVAGGMAGGSADAAGALIACDALWGTGVPREELADLAAQLGSDVPFMLAGQTAIGTGRGHLLSPAMSRGEYYWAFAVRTEGLSTARVFATFDELVAGATRLEPEADRALMQALRAGDARALGAALHNDLQYAALELAPELAEPLAVAEDAGALGVLVSGSGPTVAALARSRQHALVIAAAWTAAGVADQVQTAAGPVPGARVVLSAGSAAGGSD, via the coding sequence GTGACCTCCCTCGGACAGCTGCGCACCGACCGCGAGGTGCGCGTGCGCGCCCCCGGCAAGGTGAACCTGTCCCTGCGGGTCGGCACCCGCGAGCCGGACGGCTACCACCCGCTCGCGACCGTGTTCCAGGCCGTCTCCCTCTACGAGGAGGTCGTGGCGCGTACGGCGAGCACGCGCACCGTCACCGTCTCCGGCGAGCAGGCCGACCTCGTGCCGACGGACCCGACGAACCTCGCCCTGCGCGCGGCCGACCTGCTCGCCGAGCACGCCGGCATCGACGCCGGGGTGCACCTGCACCTGCACAAGGCCGTCCCCGTCGCGGGTGGCATGGCGGGCGGCTCCGCCGACGCGGCCGGAGCCCTCATCGCGTGCGACGCGCTGTGGGGCACGGGCGTCCCGCGCGAGGAGCTGGCCGATCTTGCCGCGCAGCTCGGCTCCGACGTGCCGTTCATGCTGGCGGGCCAGACCGCGATCGGGACCGGGCGCGGCCACCTGCTCTCGCCCGCGATGAGCCGCGGCGAGTACTACTGGGCGTTCGCCGTCCGCACCGAGGGGCTGTCGACGGCGCGCGTGTTCGCGACGTTCGACGAGCTCGTCGCGGGCGCGACGCGGCTCGAGCCCGAGGCCGACCGCGCGCTCATGCAGGCGCTGCGGGCCGGGGACGCGCGGGCGCTGGGCGCGGCCCTGCACAACGACCTGCAGTACGCGGCGCTCGAGCTGGCGCCGGAGCTCGCGGAGCCGCTCGCGGTCGCCGAGGACGCGGGGGCGCTCGGGGTGCTCGTGTCGGGCTCGGGGCCGACCGTCGCGGCGCTCGCGCGCAGCCGCCAGCACGCGCTGGTGATCGCGGCCGCCTGGACGGCGGCCGGCGTCGCCGACCAGGTGCAGACCGCCGCCGGGCCCGTGCCGGGCGCCCGGGTCGTGCTGTCGGCCGGGTCCGCGGCGGGCGGGTCCGACTGA